The segment TCAGTGTTTACGCAAAATTTTTAGCAAGTCAGCTCCCGAAAACAGGTATTGCAAGAATAAATATCGATGACAAAATTTTACTTGATTATTATCGACTTGAGAAGGATTACGAGGGCTCTATAAAACTTTATGGCACTGATGAAGGCTTTAGACCTGTTACGGGTGATGCCGGGCGGGGTGAACGCAAGAAAGATCCTTTGACAGTCTTAATTGATGAAATAAATCAACAGTACGGCACTAATTTTACGGAAATGGATAAAGTTTTGCTGCAAATAGAGAATGATTACGCCCTTCAAGATAAATGGCAGATTTACGCAAAAGATAATGACTTGAATACATTTATGCTATTATTTGAGAAAGATTTTCCCGATATGGCGATGAAAAGATATGAACAGAATGATAATTTTTTTATGAGAATGCTTGATAACGGCGAATTATTAAAAAAGGTCATGAAAACTGTAGGCGGAATATTATATCAACGCTTAAGGAAGGGAAAATAAAAAAGTTTATGACCATTTATGGCAATTAACACAAGTAATTTGGAGTCGCGTTAAAGTTTTGTTCTGTACACCCGTTAATATTTTGAGTCGCGTTCATAAAAAGTTTTTCGCTACATAATCAAAACCTTCACAGGAGATTCAGAGTCGCGTTTTAATTGGTTAGTCCCACCCGCCCGCCCGGTTTTGAGTCTGGAGTCGCGTTTATGCAAAATTTTTCGCCATTATGTTATATAATATGCGTGTGCAGTTCTCTTGAAAAATTTATCGGGAGAGCTGCAATTTTTACAACTACATTTACAACTACAAGAAGTGTTAATTTTTTCTGCACTTACAATGACTCGCAAATAAAAATTTTTTCGTAATGACATAAATTTTTCGCAATAAATTTTTTCACGTCATAGCCCGTAAGACTCGCAATAACTTTCACGCATGATAAAATTTTTTCACGCAAATATTTAACAGAAGGTGAACTCATGAAATTATTTATCGCTGGAGTCGGTCCCGGCAAAGCTGGCTTAATCACTATTGAAGCTCTTACGGCCGCAAAAAATTCTGACTTAATAATTACTCCGCGCTCACATGCAAATAAAATCGGTATGGCTGAAAATGTCATCTCGCAATTATTACCCGAACGCAAATTTATAAATATACTTTTTCCCATGATAAAAGACTCTCACGAACGAGACAACATAATTTTTTCACAGGTTCAAAGCCTAAATCTTGATATTTCGCAAAAAATTTTTTTCCCGGTAATAGGCGACTCTGTGCTTTACTCGACTGGAGCTTATTTTATTGACGCGATAAAAAAATTATTCCCTGACTGCGAGATAAATTTTATTCCTGGAATTTCGGCGCATTCTCTAGCAAGTGCAACCGCTAAAAAATTTCTGGCAATGGACGAACAAATTTTTACGATTATTCCCGGCACTGCTGACACAGAAAAAATTATTAACGTCCTCGAACACTGCGACTCATGTGCGATTTACAAGCCAAGTGCTTTGACTCAGGAAATTAAATTATCGCTCGCAGACTCTCGAAAATGGAATATATTAAGAGTCGATTTTGCCGGGATTCCTGAACGCGAGAAAATTTTTACAGGGTCAGACGCACTAAATGACTTGAATAATTATATGTCGATTATATTATTATCGCGCAGGTAGCATTTGATTTTCTGCTGAGACCAACGGGCCGGCACCGGTTCAAAAAAGGTTTTCGCCTTTGACTTTGTTGTTATAGCGGTCAATTAATACACTATAATATTACGCAAAAGGAGAGATTTATTTATCATGAACAGAATAAAAATTTATACTCGAAGCAAAAATTTATCTGATTTATTAAATTCGTTCGAGGACTGGGAAAAGGAAGACTGCGAAATTTTTTCACTCACCGACAACCCCGAAATTGACGATCAAGACAGCGAAATTATAAATGTCTTCATCCTAACCGCAAGGCCCGCAAAAATTTTGATGAACGCACGTTATATTTTGTGTTCGTCAACGCCGCAAAAATTGTCAGAAAGCGATTTAGCCATTCTTTACGATTTATGGCCTATGCCTTTGACAGCTCATTTAGTGAGATTTTATTTCAGGGCATTACGTGAACGACTCAAGACCGAGCTTGAAGACACTTCCAATCAGGCGAAAATTTTAGAGATGGCCAGACAGGATTATTTAACGGGACTCGCGACTCGATGGTACCTCAACGAATACGCCGAACAAAACGCGGGCGAAGAAAATATTACCTGCATTTATCTCGATCTCGACCACTTCAAAGAAGTAAACGATCAATACGGACACGGAGCAGGAGACCGGGCACTTGCTGCAACGGCTGAAATGATTCAAAACGAGTTTACAGCAAATAAAAACGCTTTAGCTGCTAGAATGGGCGGTGATGAGTTCATGATTTTACTGCTTGGCAAACAAGAAAATATCACCGAAAAAGTTAATGCCTTCATGAAAAAATTGCTTGACTATTACGCAACACAGGACACAATGCATGATTTAACAGTCAGTGCAGGAATCGCGCAGAAATTACCCGGTGAAAATAAGCCGATTGAGCAGTTAATTCATGAGTCAGACAAAGCACTCTATCAAGCCAAGAAAAACGGCCGTAATCAATCGCAAATTTATACAAGTGATTTGGAGTGATATAATTTCCCGCTTGGGAGATGAAATTTATTTATGCAATTATTATTGAAGACGGCTTTTGCGCTTTTTGCCGGATTAATAATGACAAGAGCGTTTAAGCTGGCTGGTTATGGGAATAAATTTCCTGATGTTACAGCGTTTTTGCTCGCGGGCTTGCTCGTCGGGCCTTATTTTTTGGGAAGATATAATTTAGGCTTCTCGACTGCTGACGAACTTGCGAACGTGAATATTTTATCGAGTCTTGCGTTGGGATTCATAGCGTTTGACATAGGTTCAGAATTTAGATTCGCGAAAATAAAAGAGTTCGGCGCGAAAGCAATTTTTATCGGAATATTTCAAGCTGTTACGGCTACGATTCTTGTAGATTTTGCGTTGATTGTGTGCGTTCCTGATCTGCCGAGAGAAGCTGCTATTATTCTGGGTGCGATTGCTAGTGCGACTGCTCCTGCTGCGACTCTAATGGTAGTTAGACAATTTAAGGCACATGGGCCCGTTACTGATTTATTATTGCCGATTGTTGCAATTGATGACGCTGCCGGACTTGTAATATTTGCGGTTTCTATGGGGATTGCGCAGGCTATTGCGGGAGGAACAATTAACGCAGCTTCACTTGTGATTCAGCCGTTGACTGAAATTATCGGATCTCTTTCACTGGGTGCTGTAATGGGCTTTATTTTGACTCAGCTTGAAAAATTATTTTTCTCGAACACTAACAGACTTTCAATGACTATAGCATTTATCTTGATGACTATTTCTCTTGCGTCGAGATTTAATTTATCGGCTCTTCTTGTGTGCATGACTCTGGGAACTACATTTTGCAACATGAGCGAATTTTCGCAGGACATTATGACTCGTTCTGAAAAATGGTGTGCGCCCCTTTACGCTGTATTCTTTGTGTTGAGCGGTGCAAGACTTGATTTAAGCGTGTTCCAATATAAATTTGTAATAATTACGGGAATATTATATATTTTTACGCGTTGTGCAGGTAAATATTTAGGTGCGTTAATTTCGAGTTCGATGACTCACTGCAATTCTGACGTGAAAAAATATTTAGGGATTACACTTTTCCCGCAGGCCGGAGTCGCTCTCGGAATGGTGATAAGTGCTCAGGCATTAGGTCAGGAAATGGGCGCATTGATTCGCAACATAATTTTATTCAGCGTGTTAATTTATGAGCTTGTCGGGCCAAGTTTGACTCGTATAGCTTTGACTCGTGCAGGTGAGATCGGCGAGAAATTACCCGAACACGAAAATAGAGAACGTTTCAGAAAATAAATTTATTCGCGGGCATGTGAGCAGTGAACATGCTAATGAATCAGCTATTTATCGTTACTCTGTTTATGGCTGTTATATCGTGGTTTATGACGCGATTGTTCGGAATTGAATTGGTCTCTCTTGCAGCAGCGATTTTGCCGTTTACGATAGAAATTGCAAACAACACAAGGGAGATGATAGCAGTGGCAAATATTATGGCGAGAGGTAAAGGCATACACGGAGCGGCTCATAAATAATATGCATGTTCAGAGTAAATAAATAGGTGTTTGCCGAGAAAGTTCAAATCTTTCAAGCTCCGCCCTTATATAAAGAATAATGAGTCTGTGCAAAAATTTTGTACGGACTTTTTTTGCGGGAAATTCCACGAACACGAGAATATATTTTCCGGCCAAATTTAAAATTTTTCGCAAATTCTTTGTATAATGCGTGATTTTTTCTGTATCTGTGATTAAAATATAGCCGTTAATTTTATTAGGAGGATTAAAATATTTTGGATCAGGAAAAAACGTATTCTGTAATGGTCGGAGAAGAACCGCTTGTATTCAAAACAGGAAAAATAGCAAAGCAGGCAAACGGCGCAGTTATTGCCTCGCAGGGAGATACGGTTTTATTATGTACCGCTTGTATGAATGACACTGTACGCACTGGAATTGATTTTTTCCCGTTAATTGTTGATTATGAAGAGAGATATTACGCAGCAGGAAAAATTCCCGGAGGTTTCTTAAAGCGCGAGGGCAAGCCGTCAGATTCAGGCATTCTAGGATCAAGAGTTATAGACAGGTCGATTCGTTCAGTTTTTGATGACAATATGCGCAATGAAGTGCAAATAGTTACGACAGTTTTAGCTATGGATCAGGATTTTCCCGCAAACGTTCTCGGCATCAACGGAGCAAGCGCAGCACTTGCAATTTCTGGAATCCCATGGAACGGCCCCGTAGCTGCTGTCAGAATCGGACTCGTAGGCGGAAATTTAATCGTCAATCCAACAGAACGGCAAATGAACAACTCTTTATTAAATCTCATTGTAGCGGGACACGATGACGGGATAACAATGGTCGAGTCAGGTTCTTATGAAGTCTCGGAAGAATTATTAGTTGACGCTCTCGAACTTGCACATTCTGAAATCAAGAAAATTATCGCAGTACTTAGACAAATGAAGGAAGAAATCGGAAAGCCATTAATCGAGATACCAGCTCCCGAAAAATTCCCCGATATTGAAAATTGGATCTGTGAAAATCTTGACTCACAAGTCGATAAAGCAGTAAGAATCCACGAGAAGAAACCCAGAGAGAAAGCAATAACCGAAATAAAAGCTCAGGCAGCCGAACACTTTGCAGAAATTATTAATGAGCACCCGGAACGTGAAGAATATATTAATGCATTCATCGACGAACGCGTGAAAAATATTATGCGAGGAATTATTATTAATGAACGAGTCAGAGTCGACGGCCGTAAAATGGATCAAATAAGGCCAATCACTTGCGAAATTGACCTCCTGCCCAAAGTTCACGGCACAGCATTATTTACACGGGGCGAGACTCAATCACTAGCAACTACTACATTAGGAATGATCGGTGAAGATGATCAGATTTTAGACGGAATTAAACTCGATGAACCAGCAAAAAGATTCATGCTTCATTATAATTTCCCGCCATATTCAGTAGGCGAAGTAAGACCCCTAAGAGGCCCCGGAAGACGCGAAATCGGACATGGTGCTTTGGCCGAACGCGCATTACTTCCAGTTATCCCGACAGAAGAAGAATTCCCGTATGTTATTCGCGTTGTATCTGACATAATGGAGTCAAACGGTTCAAGCTCGCAGGCAAGTATTTGCGGAGGGAGTCTCTCAATGATGCACGCAGGAGTCCCGATTAGATGCCACGTCGCAGGGATTGCAATGGGATTAATCAAAGAGGGCGACAAAGTTCAAATTTTGACAGACATTCAAGGACTCGAAGATCATTACGGCGATATGGATTTCAAGGTCGCAGGAACGCGCGCAGGAGTTACAGCCCTTCAGATGGACAATAAAGCAGGAGGCATTACACGCGAGATTCTGGAAAATGCATTAGCTCAGGCACGCAAAGCAAGATTTGAGATTCTCGAAAAAATGGAAGCAGTTATCCCCGTCCCGAACAGAATCTCACCGAATGCACCGCGCATTATTTCATTCGAGATTGACCCCGAAAAAATTCGTGAAGTCATCGGCACAGGCGGGAAAGTCGTACGCAGCATAACTCAGCGCACAGGCGTTAAAATAAATATCGAGGACGACGGAATAATCACTATTTCAGGGCCAACTCAAGCACAAGTCGAGGACGCAAGAACAATAGTTTTATCACTCACAAGAGATCTTGCACCCGGTGAAGTCTATTACGGCACTATCACGAGATTATTAAGTTTCGGCGCGTTCGTTGAGTGTTTACCCGGCAAAGAAGGCTTATTACACGTCAGCGAAATCAGCACAAGCAGAGTCTCAAGAGTTGAAGACGTTTTCAAGCCCGGTGATAGAGTTCTCGTAATGGTCAAAGATATTGACGATCAGGGACGCGCTAATTTAACACGACGCAGAGTCTTAGCAAGTGAAGACAAAGTAAGGGCTGCCGGACTCGCTCATGTTTTGCCGGATGAACGTGAACGCGATAATTTAATTGCAAGCCTTGCATCACGTGAAAGAGGTTACAGCAATTTCCAAATGAGAGACAGAATAAGCTACATGGACAGGGGTTATTCTTCAAATCGTGCTAGCAGAAATGATTTCGAGTTCGGACGCGGAAACTATGACCGCAGCAACAGACGCAATGACCGCAGCAGAAGAGGCTACTAATGCAGAATGAGATAACAGTAAAAATTTTACGCAGTGCCAATACAATAAAGATTCCGGAATATGCGACTCCGGGGTCGGCAGGCGTTGATTTATGTTCGGTTCGTTATTGCATTATTAAACCGGGCGAAATGGCTTTAATTCCGACTGGGATAAAATTAGCGATTCCAGAAGGCTACGAGGCTCAAATCAGACCACGAAGCGGGCTCGCACTCAATCACAGAATAATTATCCCTAACAGCCCAGGAACAATTGACTCAGATTATCGCGGCGAAATAAAAGTTTTATTGCTGAATATGGGTGAAGAGCCTTTTACGCTGTCATTCGGTGATAGGATTGCTCAAATGGTATTTGCTCCTGTAGCACACGCAAAATTTGAAGATGTCAAGAAACTTGATGAGACTTCCAGAGGCTCCGGAGGTTTCGGCAGTACAGGAATAAATTAATTTCTCGAACGAATCCCCTTGACCGTAAAAAGTTGAGGGGAAAATTTTTATTGTTGTAATGATAGAACTTCTGCTGCGGCCAACGGGAGCAGCTAATGACGCGCAAACGGCACCGGTTGCAAAAAAGGTTTTAGCCTTTGACTGTATAAAGGAGTAATAAATTTTATGGACAAATACAATTTTCACCGGAAAAATAAAATCGAGCTTGAAATTTTCACAGATTCAGGAATTAAAGCAGGACTCATAAATGGCGATTACGAATTTAACGAACAACATTTTACTATCAAGCAGATTCAAATTTTACCGGAATATTTGAGCGTAAATCTCGTGAGACGTGCAATTTGTGAAATAATTAATGAGTCAGGAGCAAATAATATCAAATATTTTTACGACGAACCCGACGGAGAAAATTACGACGACGAATCAAGAGACCCTCAAATGAAAATTTTTCGCCCGTTTGAAATTTTTTATCCCGACTTCACAATTAAACGCACACTTTTATAGACTCAATATACACTGAATCTTAAAGAATTTTCCGGAAAAATGAAACATGATTCTTTCTACACTGATGAGAAATTAGCGCGCGACGGGATGAAATTTTTTCCGTTCGAGAAATTACCCGATTTTGCCGAAGAGATTCAAGAACTTTGCGGCTCAGATAGGGACGCTGAAATATTTTCACCGTTTAAGGCCGGAGATTATACCCCTGAATTAAGTTATATCGCTGTCTTGAATGATAAAGTATTCGGCTGGGTCTACTGCAAAAGGATAGATTCTGATGTAATAGCTTTTAACGGCTGGTACGTCGCGAAAAATTTTCGTACTGTCATGGGCGGGGGAATTAGTCTAATTTCTTATACGATTCGTAAATTAATAAGCTGCTGTTCTGTCATTAAATTCACTCTTTCGGAATTAAGCAAATCATTAAAGCGGTTTTATAAATATTATTTCGGTAATGCGTTAAAAACAGGGACTCGCCGCTTCAAAATCGAAATGAATCGCAATCTGCAATAATGTTGTATATAATTACAAAGTGTTTATAAAATTTTAACAGGGAGGACTCAATCATGAATTTCACGAAAGAACAAATCACTAAAGCGATGTCATGCAAAAGTGTCGGCGAGTT is part of the Synergistaceae bacterium genome and harbors:
- a CDS encoding precorrin-2 C(20)-methyltransferase; translation: MKLFIAGVGPGKAGLITIEALTAAKNSDLIITPRSHANKIGMAENVISQLLPERKFINILFPMIKDSHERDNIIFSQVQSLNLDISQKIFFPVIGDSVLYSTGAYFIDAIKKLFPDCEINFIPGISAHSLASATAKKFLAMDEQIFTIIPGTADTEKIINVLEHCDSCAIYKPSALTQEIKLSLADSRKWNILRVDFAGIPEREKIFTGSDALNDLNNYMSIILLSRR
- a CDS encoding GGDEF domain-containing protein is translated as MNRIKIYTRSKNLSDLLNSFEDWEKEDCEIFSLTDNPEIDDQDSEIINVFILTARPAKILMNARYILCSSTPQKLSESDLAILYDLWPMPLTAHLVRFYFRALRERLKTELEDTSNQAKILEMARQDYLTGLATRWYLNEYAEQNAGEENITCIYLDLDHFKEVNDQYGHGAGDRALAATAEMIQNEFTANKNALAARMGGDEFMILLLGKQENITEKVNAFMKKLLDYYATQDTMHDLTVSAGIAQKLPGENKPIEQLIHESDKALYQAKKNGRNQSQIYTSDLE
- a CDS encoding cation:proton antiporter, whose translation is MQLLLKTAFALFAGLIMTRAFKLAGYGNKFPDVTAFLLAGLLVGPYFLGRYNLGFSTADELANVNILSSLALGFIAFDIGSEFRFAKIKEFGAKAIFIGIFQAVTATILVDFALIVCVPDLPREAAIILGAIASATAPAATLMVVRQFKAHGPVTDLLLPIVAIDDAAGLVIFAVSMGIAQAIAGGTINAASLVIQPLTEIIGSLSLGAVMGFILTQLEKLFFSNTNRLSMTIAFILMTISLASRFNLSALLVCMTLGTTFCNMSEFSQDIMTRSEKWCAPLYAVFFVLSGARLDLSVFQYKFVIITGILYIFTRCAGKYLGALISSSMTHCNSDVKKYLGITLFPQAGVALGMVISAQALGQEMGALIRNIILFSVLIYELVGPSLTRIALTRAGEIGEKLPEHENRERFRK
- a CDS encoding polyribonucleotide nucleotidyltransferase, with translation MVGEEPLVFKTGKIAKQANGAVIASQGDTVLLCTACMNDTVRTGIDFFPLIVDYEERYYAAGKIPGGFLKREGKPSDSGILGSRVIDRSIRSVFDDNMRNEVQIVTTVLAMDQDFPANVLGINGASAALAISGIPWNGPVAAVRIGLVGGNLIVNPTERQMNNSLLNLIVAGHDDGITMVESGSYEVSEELLVDALELAHSEIKKIIAVLRQMKEEIGKPLIEIPAPEKFPDIENWICENLDSQVDKAVRIHEKKPREKAITEIKAQAAEHFAEIINEHPEREEYINAFIDERVKNIMRGIIINERVRVDGRKMDQIRPITCEIDLLPKVHGTALFTRGETQSLATTTLGMIGEDDQILDGIKLDEPAKRFMLHYNFPPYSVGEVRPLRGPGRREIGHGALAERALLPVIPTEEEFPYVIRVVSDIMESNGSSSQASICGGSLSMMHAGVPIRCHVAGIAMGLIKEGDKVQILTDIQGLEDHYGDMDFKVAGTRAGVTALQMDNKAGGITREILENALAQARKARFEILEKMEAVIPVPNRISPNAPRIISFEIDPEKIREVIGTGGKVVRSITQRTGVKINIEDDGIITISGPTQAQVEDARTIVLSLTRDLAPGEVYYGTITRLLSFGAFVECLPGKEGLLHVSEISTSRVSRVEDVFKPGDRVLVMVKDIDDQGRANLTRRRVLASEDKVRAAGLAHVLPDERERDNLIASLASRERGYSNFQMRDRISYMDRGYSSNRASRNDFEFGRGNYDRSNRRNDRSRRGY
- the dut gene encoding dUTP diphosphatase codes for the protein MQNEITVKILRSANTIKIPEYATPGSAGVDLCSVRYCIIKPGEMALIPTGIKLAIPEGYEAQIRPRSGLALNHRIIIPNSPGTIDSDYRGEIKVLLLNMGEEPFTLSFGDRIAQMVFAPVAHAKFEDVKKLDETSRGSGGFGSTGIN